In the genome of bacterium, one region contains:
- a CDS encoding type II toxin-antitoxin system RelE/ParE family toxin: protein MYNLLLTKAAERDLNRLPAPIVRRLIPEIRSLTENPKPHGSRKIIGSKNSWRIRIGDYRVIYEIDEINQSILIQIVNHRKDAYR, encoded by the coding sequence ATGTATAATCTCCTCCTCACTAAAGCAGCGGAGCGAGATCTTAATCGTCTTCCCGCCCCGATAGTCAGGAGATTAATCCCGGAAATTCGATCGTTAACGGAGAACCCGAAACCGCATGGTAGCCGGAAAATTATCGGGAGTAAAAATAGTTGGCGGATTCGTATTGGCGATTATCGGGTGATTTATGAGATCGATGAAATTAATCAATCGATTTTAATTCAAATAGTTAATCACCGAAAAGACGCATACCGTTAG
- a CDS encoding SpoIIE family protein phosphatase — protein MFDYEPLTRSIQTVLDANNSQEMIGRILISAQKLIGAEAASIFLLNELEQILTLAAATNLTTEQMKQVKVPVGKGIAGWVAQHHKSVNITDASCDERFFAGIDKKTGFSTRGYLCVPMVAYDKVIGTLQLLNQTTGGTFSSEAQQMLQCFAALAALAIFKSRMYEAQLEKERLEVELNTAQTFQSRLVPSSIVPLNGYEIQSYYRVARTLGGDYYDAFPSRHGYIVTIADVSGKGPGAALWMSALANLMRFTAQREQSPLDTLSEIDHHFSSVFPFGVFITLFLGIIQDGELVYRNAGHLPILLSTKAGGCKQLPATGLPIGLNPDFPSTTERCVFPHGARLLLYTDGVTEATNRNGKMFEQERLEKIAVKYADQSNEAFFFALEKRLDAFTRGTEQSDDITVLVISRNEE, from the coding sequence ATGTTCGATTATGAACCACTCACCCGCTCGATCCAGACTGTGCTCGATGCGAACAACTCGCAGGAAATGATTGGAAGAATACTTATCTCAGCACAAAAACTAATCGGAGCGGAAGCCGCTTCGATTTTTTTATTGAACGAGCTTGAGCAAATTCTCACCCTTGCCGCCGCGACCAATCTCACCACCGAGCAGATGAAGCAAGTAAAAGTACCGGTCGGAAAAGGGATTGCCGGGTGGGTCGCGCAACACCACAAGAGTGTAAACATCACCGATGCATCGTGTGATGAACGATTTTTCGCCGGGATCGATAAGAAAACCGGTTTTTCAACCCGCGGTTATCTCTGTGTGCCGATGGTTGCTTACGATAAAGTGATTGGTACGCTGCAACTGCTCAATCAAACAACCGGCGGCACTTTTTCCAGCGAGGCGCAACAAATGCTGCAATGCTTTGCGGCACTGGCAGCGCTGGCGATTTTCAAGAGCCGGATGTATGAAGCGCAGTTGGAAAAAGAGCGGTTGGAAGTCGAATTAAATACCGCCCAGACTTTTCAAAGCCGGTTAGTGCCGAGTTCGATTGTTCCATTAAACGGGTATGAAATTCAGAGTTACTACCGGGTGGCACGTACCTTGGGCGGCGATTACTACGATGCGTTTCCTTCTCGCCATGGTTATATCGTCACGATTGCCGATGTCAGCGGAAAGGGACCCGGCGCGGCGCTGTGGATGTCGGCGTTGGCGAATCTCATGCGTTTTACCGCCCAGCGCGAACAATCCCCCTTGGATACGCTTAGCGAAATCGACCACCACTTTTCGAGTGTTTTTCCGTTTGGCGTTTTCATCACGCTATTTCTCGGAATCATCCAAGACGGCGAACTCGTGTATCGGAATGCCGGGCATTTACCGATCTTGCTCTCGACGAAAGCCGGCGGGTGTAAACAACTTCCGGCGACCGGATTACCGATTGGATTGAATCCCGATTTCCCCAGCACGACTGAGCGGTGTGTGTTTCCTCATGGTGCGCGATTACTCTTGTATACCGATGGTGTTACTGAAGCGACGAACCGAAACGGGAAAATGTTTGAACAAGAGCGGTTGGAAAAGATTGCAGTGAAGTATGCCGACCAATCGAATGAAGCATTTTTCTTTGCCTTGGAAAAACGGCTAGACGCCTTTACCCGCGGCACCGAGCAGAGCGACGATATCACCGTATTGGTGATTTCACGGAACGAAGAATAA
- a CDS encoding STAS domain-containing protein: MILSSREDAALIVAMTGKWMGTPEEANQIEAIRSEIIAGTMKIVILDLKKMEWANSYGIGVMAGMLSTAQQSQVKLALANVSADIKKVLDISFLSKILPIYPTIDKAIKALA; encoded by the coding sequence ATGATCCTAAGCAGCCGGGAAGATGCGGCGTTGATCGTTGCAATGACTGGCAAGTGGATGGGTACACCGGAAGAGGCGAACCAAATCGAAGCGATCCGCTCCGAAATCATCGCCGGTACGATGAAAATCGTCATCCTCGATTTAAAGAAAATGGAGTGGGCAAATTCCTATGGGATCGGCGTCATGGCGGGGATGTTGAGTACTGCGCAACAATCGCAGGTGAAACTTGCGTTGGCAAATGTTTCCGCCGACATCAAGAAAGTGCTCGACATCAGCTTTCTATCGAAGATTCTTCCCATCTATCCGACCATCGATAAAGCGATAAAAGCGCTAGCGTAA
- a CDS encoding type II toxin-antitoxin system Phd/YefM family antitoxin, whose product MKDGLKIEPEIVYHKGKPSKVILEIDVYEEMLERLEDQVDLEELRKRKAEPQTVRSFDEYLNSRLGHV is encoded by the coding sequence ATGAAAGACGGATTGAAAATCGAACCGGAAATTGTTTACCACAAAGGGAAGCCATCCAAAGTCATTCTCGAAATCGATGTGTATGAAGAGATGTTAGAACGGTTAGAAGATCAAGTCGATTTGGAAGAGCTTCGGAAACGGAAAGCGGAACCTCAAACAGTGAGAAGTTTCGACGAGTATCTAAATAGTAGATTAGGACATGTATAA